Genomic DNA from Acipenser ruthenus chromosome 41, fAciRut3.2 maternal haplotype, whole genome shotgun sequence:
ctttcatcactgacacccacttccttatagactgttgtagcgtttcaggcattctaaattgggtgaaaaatacagtagcttggtgtcttaaaatatctctgcgggattttcctgcactgaaagttgcagatatgcgggaacAACTTGGAAAATGTGCGATTCCTGCGATCCCacactgaaattcaagccctgttgaATAGACGGCAAACCTTGACGTACGCAGGCATGGCATGGTACTGCAGATGCTCTTTCATTGACGTACATGCGTACGCCCTGGAGCTGAAGAGGGTAAcggttcattttgaaactccaaagaggTGCAGACTAtgtacagtcagttttcttcattGTGCAAAATGTACATgattgccaggaatacaagcctgtcgtcctgctctgcCCTAGCCGGTGTGCTTTTATATTTACATtgaatacacagaggggcgtacttacaaaACGGACTCGCTGGTGATCAGGATATGAACAGCAAATCAGATGATAGTTAACACTTGAGCAGGagaagaagagcacgcccactgcttgacTTGGCAGAAATGCTGTAAATAGCCAGGCAGGGCCTTCAGTGCAGTTTCGTTGAtgaacttaaataatgttatgatCTATACgtcacaaaaatgtaattatttaatcgaTTATCaagtatttatattgatgtagataatgaggaatggaatcgataaAGATAACGATTTTTAATTTAATCATAGCAGCCCTAATGTTAACTCTCTAGACTAGCCTACCTTTCTCTTGAGACCTGGGTTCCAACAGTTTTTGACTTTTGCCAGCATCCGATAATATCGCATTAAGAGACTTGGGACCATGTTTACTGTGATCGGGATGGTAGGTATTTGGTAAATACATTATACCTTTCTTTATATTCGTTCCATCAAAAGTTCtcaattataaatacagtattttaaatgtataattcccACGATCAgctggtttatttatttgctgcttaATGGCAATTTAGACTCCCATCTGAAATCTATTCTAAGGTGTGATTTACACTGCACAGTGAactccctcccagcacacactcgCGTGTGCTACAGTACTCAATTGGACGAATTactaaaaatatttaaacaaaaacaaaaaataaaatcgcTTGgggcatattttacatttttccaacaaataaagaaataaaacagtgcTGTGTGTAAGATATCCTCTTTACAACCCACAGTAATAaacatcataatcataataatacagaaTGTATTCCAATTCCCCCTCTATAGGAAAATGTCTGGCGCTACCTCTCGCAAGACTAGGAGCCTGTGTTTGGCCATGCTGGTGATGTGCACTGTGATGGTGCAGCTGACATGTGCTCACGAGCACGGGCACGCTCACTCCCATGGGGGCCACGGGCACGCTCACTCCCACGGGGGCCACGAGCACGCTCACTCCCACGGGGGCCACAAGCACGGCCACGCTCACTCCCATGGCGGCCACGAGCATGGCCACGCTCACTCCCATGGGGGCCACGGGCACGACTGTGGTCACGCGCACCACGGAGGGGCCAGCAAGTGGAGCGCGGAGGCCAATCTGCCGCTGTATGAGGAGGCAGAGGGAGCCTCGCACCACGGCCACTCGCACGGAGCCACGAGCCAGGAGGAGCACATCAGTGCAGCGCCAATGAGGGAGAAAACAAACACCTTCGAACTGTGGACACAGgtaggtgggtgtgtgtgtgtgtgcaaacacTTGTATTGCTAAGTATTCTGGGTATGAGTGCATACCTAAACTCAACTCAACTGTTGACTCGCAGTGCTGGCTCAACGCTGCTTTAAAAGACTCCCTGACTCGGGGAGCTCGCGACGTAAAGCGGCACCTGCAGCAAGCGGACCTGTAAATAAGAACGCTTTCTTTATATAAATCTGAGATACAGATTGCGAGGAATGAAAATCTTGTCATCCATCTTCATTCAACAAAGCGTTACTGACTACCCGCAAACACTGACAGCCTATCATGTCTAACTAGcctgcttgatttctttgaggatgcaacatcgacaatcgATAATTgaaaagcatatgacatggttttagatttccagaaagcttttgacaaagtcctgtataaaagattaattctcaaactaaacgcagtagggattcaaggaaatgcatgcacatggattaggaagtggaaaagagaaagtactgattagaggagaaacatcaaaatggagtgaggtaaccagtggtgtaccacagggatcagtattaggtcctctgctattcctaatctacattaatgacttagattctggtataagcaaacttgttaaatttgcagacgacacaaaaataggaggagcggcaaacactgttgcagcagcaaaggtcattaaaaatgacagcattcagaactgggcagacacatggcaaattacatttaatagagaaaaggtattgcacgcaggcaataaaaatgtgcattataaataccatatgggagatactgaaattgaagaaggaaactatgaaaaagattTAGGagttaattgttaatttttgtacctactatatatatatatatatatatatatatatatatatatgttttttttgttttttggtttgacTGTAATAATAACCCTAATAAACCCCCTGGTGCCCCCTCTCTCCCCAGGCTGTGGGCGCGACCCTGCTGATCAGTGCGGCCCCCTTCCTCATCCTCTTCCTCATCCCAGTGGAGTCCAACACCTCCCAGCACCAGAGCCTGCTCAAAGTGCTGCTGAGCTTCGCCTCCGGGGGGTTGCTGGGGGACGCCTTCCTGCACCTCATCCCCCatgcactgcgtgagtactgcacccctcaccccccataccccaggcactgcgtgagtactgcacccctcaccccccataccccaggcactgcatgagtactgcacccctcaccccccataccccaggcactgcgtgagtactgcacccctcaccccccataccccaggcactgcgtgagtactgcacccctcaccccccataccccaggcactgcgtgagtactgcgcccctcacccctcaccccccaggcactgcgtgagtactgcacccctcaccccccataccccaggcactgcgtgagtactgcacccctcaccccccaggcactgcgtgagtactgcacccctcaccccccataccccaggcactgcgtgagtactgcacccctcaccccccataccccaggcactgcgtgagtactgcacccctcaccccccaggcactgcgtgagtactgcacccctcacccctcaccccccaggcactgcgtgagtactgcacccctcacccctcaccccccaggcactgtgtgagtactgcacccctcaccccccataccccaggcactgcgtgagtactacacccctcaccccccaggcactgcgtgagtactgcacccctcacccctcaccccccaggcactgcgtgagtactgcacccctcaccccccataccccaggcactgcgtgagtactgcacccctcaccccccaggcactgcgtgagtactgcacccctcaccccccaggcactgcgtgagtactgcacccctcacccctcaccccccaggcactgcgtgagtactgcacccctcatcccccataccccaggcactgcgtgagtactgcacccctcaccctccataccccaggcactgcgcgagtactgcacccctcaccccccataccccaggcactgcgtgagtacagcacccctcaccccccaggcactgcgtgagtactgcacccctcaccccccaggcactgcgtgagtactgcacccctcaccccccaggcactgcgtgagtactacacccctcaccccccataccccaggcactgcgtgagtactgcacccctcaccccccaggcactgcgtgagtactgcatccctcaccccccaggcactgcgcgagtactgcacccctcaccccccatacccaaggcactgcgtgagtactgcaccccttacccctcaccccccaggcactgcgtgagtactgcacccctcaccctcCATACCcaaggcactgcgtgagtactgcacccctcaccccccataccccaggcactgcgtgagtactgcacccctcaccccccaggcactgcgtgagtactgcacccctcaccccccaggcactgcgtgagtactgcacccctcaccccccaggcactgcgtgagtactgcacccctcaccccccaggcactgcgtgagtactgcacccctcaccccccataccccaggcactgcgtgagtactgcacccctcaccccccaggcactgcgtgagtactgcacccctcaccccccaggcactgcgtgagtactgcacccctcaccccccatacccaaggcactgcgtgagtactgcacccctcaccccccaggcactgcgcgagtactgcacccctcaccccccataccccaggcactgcgtgagtactgcacccctcaccccccaggcactgcgcgagtactgcacccctcaccccccataccccaggcactgtgtgagtactgcacccctcaccccccaggcactgcgtgagtactgcaccccttacccctcaccccccaggcactgcgtgagtactgcacccctcaccctcCATACCCCAGGCACTgtgtgagtactgcacccctcaccccccatacccaaggcactgcgtgagtactgcaccccttacccctcaccccccaggcactgcgtgagtactgcacccctcaccctcCATACCcaaggcactgcgtgagtactgcacccctcaccccccataccccaggcactgcgtgagtactgcacccctcaccccccaggcactgcgtgagtactgcacccctcaccccccaggcactgcgtgagtactgcacccctcaccccccaggcactgcgtgagtactgcacccctcaccccccaggcactgcgtgagtactgcacccctcaccccccataccccaggcactgcgtgagtactgcacccctcaccccccaggcactgcgtgagtactgcacccctcaccccccaggcactgcgtgagtactgcacccctcaccccccatacccaaggcactgcgtgagtactgcacccctcaccccccaggcactgcgcgagtactgcacccctcaccccccataccccaggcactgcgtgagtactgcacccctcaccccccaggcactgcgcgagtactgcacccctcaccccccataccccaggcactgtgtgagtactgcacccctcaccccccaggcactgcgtgagtactgcaccccttacccctcaccccccaggcactgcgtgagtactgcacccctcaccctccataccccaggcactgcgtgagtactgcacccctcaccctcCATACCcaaggcactgcgtgagtactgcacccctcaccccccaggcactgcgtgagtactgcacccctcaccccccaggcactgcgtgagtactgcacccctcaccccccaggcactgcgtgagtactgcacccctcaccccccataccccaggcactgcgtgagtactgcacccctcaccccccaggcactgcgtgagtactgcacccctcaccccccaggcactgcgtgagtactgcacccctcacccctcaggcactgcgtgagtactgcacccctcaccccccaggccccaggcactgcgtgagtactgcacccctcaccccccaggcactgcgtgagtactgcacccctcaccccccaggcactgcgcgagtactgcacccctcaccccccataccccaggcactgcgtgagtactgcacccctcaccccccaggcactgcgtgagtactgcacccctcaccccccaggcactgcgtgagtactgcacccctcaccccccaggcactgcgcgagtactgcacccctcaccccccatacccaaggcactgcgtgagtactgcaccccttacccctcaccccccaggcactgcgtgagtactgcacccctcaccccccaggcactgcgtgagtactgcacccctcaccccccaggcactgcgcgagtactgcacccctcaccccccatacccaaggcactgcgtgagtactgcaccccttacccctcaccccccaggcactgcgtgagtactgcacccctcaccccccaggcactgcgtgagtactgcacccctcacccctcaccccccaggcactgcgtgagtactgcacccctcaccccccataccccaggcactgcgtgagtactacacccctcaccccccaggcactgcgtgagtactgcacccctcacccctcaccccccaggcactgcgtgagtactgcacccctcaccccccataccccaggcactgcgtgagtactgcacccctcaccccccaggcactgcgtgagtactgcacccctcaccccccataccccaggcactgcgtgagtactgcgcCCCTCACCCCCCATACCCCAGGCACTGCGCGAGTACTGCGCCCCTCACCCCCCATACCCCAGGCACTGCgcgagtactgcacccctcaccccccataccccaggcactgcgtgagtactgcacccctcaccccccataccccaggcactgcgtgagtactgcgcccctcaccccccaggcactgcgtgagtactgcacccctcaccccccataccccaggcactgcgtgagtactgcacccctcaccccccataccccaggcactgcgtgagtactgcgcccctcaccccccataccccaggcactgcgtgagtactgcgcccctcaccccccataccccaggcactgcgtgagtactgcgcccctcacccctcaccccccaggcactgcgtgagtactgcacccctcacccctcaccccccaggcactgcgtgtgtactgcacccctcacctcCCAGGCACTGTGTGAGTACTGCAACCCTCACCTCCCAGgtactgcgtgagtactgcacccctcaacCCCCTTCGGACCCCTGCGCcccacacccctcacccctcaagCACTGCTGTAAACACACTAAGACACAGAGAACAGGTCCCTGTCCCACAGACAGACACTGGGAGTGGGGTCACaaggtttccatttttttgtttggcCAGTATGCGTGTGAAAGTACTGAAAGTTGTGACTGTATTGAAGCAAATCTGattgtgtgtctctctcctcctctccctgcaGAGCCTCACTCTCACCATGAGGAGGAAGGACACGCCCCCTCGCACACAGAGTCACATGGCCACGGCCACTCCCACTCAGGTACGATCCAGCTGTCAATCATCAATTTTCAAAACATAACATTGAAAGTAAAATCTAAAACACAAACCCTATTTTACCAGCCTGTACCATGATCTGATACACCCTGAGAAGCCACGGCTTAATTtcacaaaagaacataagaagagtTTGAGACCGAGAAAAGGCTCGTcctttgttagcacaccattctcccatactggggggaactcatttaaaagcacaaagcaaaggaaaagatttacgattctccggcccctttatgccattccgcatgaccccttggtgaacgattgcagctgtctttactgtctgcagctgctacatcatttcccttccaggttaatacgttcctgcaacagagtcttactttcttccagactgaccgacttcccgtcccaggaaaagaactgtcaggccagcccgtccaaagcctttccctttcgctgcttagcgccctcacaggtcgggagggagatttacaaccagaactcattacaTTTCTCATTACATTTCTCATTACATTTCTCATtacgtttctcattacatttcTCATTACATTTCTCTCACACCTGCTTAAAATATGTAAAGCTATCCATGGTAGCTACAAACCTCAGGAACAAGAATCTGAAACAATTTAAATATCCTGTATGGTCTAGATTTTACACAGGTGTGCGTTTCTACCTTTTTGAGAAGTGATGGCAGGGTTTTAGCTTATATGTGCGTTAGTATATATATCCATGTAAAGCATCGAGTGTGATACCTTTTTGAAAAGCTGAGTGTTTGTAGAACCTGGACATACCAAGGGTTACACTCTGATATTCAGGCAAATCTGAATTTACCCAACTAGAAAGCAAAATAAAgttgaaaaaactaaataaagggtAACACTAACAGCAAAGTCTGATGCAATATTGAAAGCGTAACACATTAGCCTACACTAAACAGTTGGACAGTGTACTATCCTTACACACACGAGTTTATTTGTAACCGGGGCTTATTTCGCAAAACTAACATCTATTGAAAACTCAACAAGCAGAACCGGAGTGTTCCCAGACTCATGCACTGCAGAATCTTCATATCCGTGTGGAGAAGCTCGGAATCCAGGGGATAGTCTTCTCCTGGCATTCACTCCATCAACATCTTCTATAAAAATGTCTTCCACTGTTCTGGGTCTTTAGAAACGATTTAGAAACCCCTCCGGTAAAGAATTGAGCTTTGATGCCGTGGTCTACGGTAATCTCGAGTAAACACTGCAACcatagatactgaaatgctgtaCCGTGTCCAAAAAGTCAACTCTATTGGTTAGGAGCtttagtgaaatacattttgattggcTTGTCATGCCTGACGTATTCACCCAgatatttcactacagtaaatgttttgtttgttgatGAACGTTGTGGTCATTTCGTATGCTGTCCGGTAATTCTTTGTACTTGTTGAACGCATTGTCGCTCTTGAACTACAGACCGGACTGACTGCTGTTTGATTGTCTGAAGTCTGACGAAGGTTTTTTatgctaatttgaaaaaaaaaataacatgcttGTCACAACACTGTGTGCAATTGCGTCATCAGATGAATTAGTCTGAAATTATAATGGGCCGTCTGCAAAGAGTTAAAGACAAATATAGCTGAGTATCATCcacaatggaagttcactccatgtctgaggataatgtcacctaaaggtaacataatgaaaataacaaaggacCTAAAATGGAGCCTTGTGGAACACTGCAGACAACTTCAGAGATGTAATTATTTGAACCTGTCCTCCTAGCTCATGTCATTCAATCCCTGTATCAGCCTGGTGCCCTTCTCTGCACCTTCTCCAGTGCAATGGTGTCTTTTTTTGGaatgaggtgaccaaaactgcacacagtatcctaggtggggtctaactggggcattgtataatcttagcataacctctctagacttgtattccacacTTTTTGTAATATAGCCTCACATTCTCTTTGCTTTGTAATTGCCTCTCCACACTGGTGAGATACTTTTACTGATGACTCAAAGTGTGTtgaagtggtttgcagtgcgcaggtgtagaggagatgcagtgctcagtaataacaaacacaacacagttcacgatccaaacagctCTTTATTCAGATGAGTTTCTGGTAGCAACTATAAATAATAGTAACTGGGGTTCAgccccaaaataataaacctGAATAGAATACACTTCACacaacacgatcacaagtccagagtgagtgctcgtAGTGTAGGTGATGAGATacagttattgtgcacagtggtgaagtgaagTCTGGGTTTGGAAACTGGCTCCTAACAACAGCTCCCAGATAGTTTAGCTGTCAaataatgacaaaaaaaacaattactagacttgacaaaacaaaacacaagcactCGCGGTTAGTACACTGGTTTTTCCTTTGTAGGTCTGTTCGTAAccataacacaaggaacagatcgattggccacatcccctgatataccttcagtcccgtccccttcggtagcgagtgcaatcgcgtatcctccaatccatgactgacacatcacctactgcattaaggtgatgacttctggtattgtgactccgccccctttctggatggctgacttccaactgaccctggaatgaactaccaaaccatccagtccggggcacactgttcctgttaaacTTCTCTCCCCAAAGGACCACACGAAATACAGCCCTTCTGCCTCTACCACATGCACACACAATGTGGTATAGCACTGACAGCCCCCTGATCGCAGCACCCCCTTGTATTTAGGGGTGATCCCGGGATCGCCAGGCAGGGGTCACTGATGCAATCGGGGGGGTTCCAGCTGAGGCTCATCAGGCTGTTGGCTGGTGAAGCCATCCCGTTATTTAAGAAGGTGTTTTATATAGACCCCGATATTGATGGGGTACCAATTCTAGTGCAAATTAATTTCGGATGTGCATATGTGTGAAAATAGATGATAATTGagcactctccccctctctgtgcaGGTGGTGATCACGCTCACTTGATGTCGGTGGGTCTGTGGGTGCTCGCTGGCATCGTGGCTTTCCTGGTGGTTGAGAAGTTTGTGAGACACATCAAGGGGggccactcccactcccactcgcACGCACATGGTAAGCCATCCTCCAGCCTCGCTTAAACCACTTTTAAACAGTTCTCTGCCATGCAAATGCATTCCTTATTCagatcaaatgtgcagttttgaaagaaacacatgtgtgAACAGGCTgactggtggtgacgtcaggccaggaaatgcagcacacagagtggtgagtgaaaaTGCACTGTtgagcgtatttaataataaatgaacaaataaacaggtTGAACAAAACGCTGAACAAAACAAATGGTACATTGGCCAAAAtagagacagacaaaacagacagtggatgAACCCCAAACAAGttcttccagcacgagtagcagttGCTATTCTAGATTAATGATTTCAttttctctctcctgttctccactgcAAACAcaccaacccagagtgagtgaaacgcTGCCTCCTtcatgcagctgtaccgagactcgattgctattCAATCATCAATTGGAATCTctgtacatctgcacgtgaactaattgtgctccctgtgcttccatactaataaccactttaatctgcatgtgaagtgattgtgcaatccctgtgcctaaatacaaatatacattttacatcacttgtgataacccacactccgtgcaccaatacatacatacatacatatataataataatatataatatctttatttttatatagcgcctttcatagtgaaccaccatcacaaagcgctttacagaggtaggctgtgatcTGACAacataacagacaacataaaacacaaaatacgcacaggacGGGGGCACCCCACCACAGCATGTCAtagcaaacatgtgttttcagtttaaaacatgatatctggtactacaccaggttacaaaaatctgtttgcaagccttgctttcagttagtgttgcgcttcctgggtcatttcaccctcGGTCAATCTTATACGTTGATGTATTTTGTTTGCAATAATAGTAAGCAAGTTATACcagtataaaataaaagtaaacgaGTAACACTGAAAATGAACAGAACCAAAATGAAAgtaaatactatatatacacattttagaTGGCAGTGGTTTGCTGCAGTATCTTCCATTCTCAATGCACTCGCAGACACAAGGGATGTTTGCACAAAATGCGCTTGGATAAAAAGGTCACGTCAAGCTCCCAAGCTCCCCCCACGACCTGTTAAACAAACATTCGACAGCATCGACACGGCCTATACAGCACGCATGCTGAAAGAACCCCCTGGAACAGATGGAAACCTTGACGTGTGTACCAGCTGTATAACCACGCCCCACGCTTGTCTTTGCAGAGGCTCCCCCAAAAGTGGAGGAGAAACAGGGGAGCGGTGACGAGAAGGAGGGATTGAGACAGAGGAAGAAAGCGTGTGCGGAAGAGAAGGAGACAGTCTCAAAGACAGTGGAGAGGAAATCGGGTGAGACTCAATAaattgatgaaggcactagctgaaacgcttgtctgttTGACTTGGTCTCTCCTAGTCCCCCCTCAGTAACAGTGTTGGGGTTTGCCTCGGTTTCAGATATCAAGGTTTCGGGGTACCTGAACCTGGCCGCTGATTTCACTCACAACTTCACGGATGGACTGGCGATCGGCGCCTCGTTCCTCGTGAGCCCCGCGGTAGGCGCGGTTACCACGGTGACCATCCTGCTGCACGAGGTTCCGCACGAGATCGGAGACTTCGCCATCCTGGTGCAGAGCGGCTGCAGCAAGAGGAAGGTGAGAGATACTGTAcctgagagagagtgtgtgtgcgcgcgggtgtgtttgtgtgcataCGTGCGCGCGCGCTCATGCCTGTGTGCTGTATGAATtcccctgtctctgtgtgtttgtgttaattgCCAGCTCCTGGCAGCAGGGGGCACTGTGGCAGGGACAGTCTGCTCTGTATTAAtcctttattgtattgtattgtattgtattgtattgacccCCCCTGTCTCCCTAGCTCCCTAGCTCCtgacagcagtgtgtgtctgtattgtattgtattgacccCCCTATCTCCCTAGCTCCtgacagcagtgtgtgtctgtattgtattgtattgtgttgtattgtccCCCTTGTCTCCCTGTCCCCCGGGCGATGTCTCTCCAGCTCTtgacagcagtgtgtgtctgtattgtattgtattgtattgacccCCCTGTCTGTCCTGCTCCTGgcagcagtgtgtgtctgtattgtattgaccCCCCTGTCTCCCTGTCCCCCAGGCGATGTCTCTCCAGCTCTtgacagcagtgtgtgtctgtattgtattgtattgtattgtattgtcccCCCTGTCTCCCTGTCCCCCAGGCGATGTCTCTCCAGCTCTtgacagcagtgtgtgtctgtattgtattgtattgtattgtattgtattgacccCCCTGTCTCCCTGTCCCCCAGGCGATGTCTCTCCAGCTCTtgacagcagtgtgtgtctgtattgtattgtattgtattgtattgacccCCTGTGTCCCTGTCCCCCAGGCGATGTCTCTCCAGCTCTtgacagcagtgtgtgtctgtattgtattgtattgacccCCCTGTGTCCCTGTCCCCCAGACGATGTCTCTCCAGCTCTtgacagcagtgtgtgtctgtattgtattgtattgtattgacccCCCTGTCTCCCTGTCCCCCAGGTGATGTCTCTCCAGCTCTtgacagcagtgtgtgtctgtattgtattgtattgtattgtattgtattgtattgacccCCCTGTCTCCCTGTCCCCCAGGCAATGTCTCTCCAGCTCTtgacagcagtgtgtgtctgtattgtattgtattgtattgtattgtattgacccCCCTGTGTCCCTGTCCCCCAGGCGATGTCTCTCCAGCTCTtgacagcagtgtgtgtctgtattgtattgtattgacccCCCTGTGTCCCTGTCCCCCAGGCGATGTCTCTCCAGCTCTtgacagcagtgtgtgtctgtattgtattgtattgtattgacccCCCTGTCTCCCTGTCCCCCAGGTGATGTCTCTCCAGCTCTtgacagcagtgtgtgtctgtattgtattgtattgtattgacccCCGTCTCCCTGTCCCCCAGGTGATGTCTCTCCAGCTCTtgacagcagtgtgtgtctgtattgtattgtattgtattgtactcttgacagcagtgtgtgtctgtattgtattgtattgtattgtattgtattgta
This window encodes:
- the LOC117964781 gene encoding zinc transporter Slc39a7-like isoform X1, yielding MSGATSRKTRSLCLAMLVMCTVMVQLTCAHEHGHAHSHGGHGHAHSHGGHEHAHSHGGHKHGHAHSHGGHEHGHAHSHGGHGHDCGHAHHGGASKWSAEANLPLYEEAEGASHHGHSHGATSQEEHISAAPMREKTNTFELWTQAVGATLLISAAPFLILFLIPVESNTSQHQSLLKVLLSFASGGLLGDAFLHLIPHALQPHSHHEEEGHAPSHTESHGHGHSHSGGDHAHLMSVGLWVLAGIVAFLVVEKFVRHIKGGHSHSHSHAHEAPPKVEEKQGSGDEKEGLRQRKKACAEEKETVSKTVERKSDIKVSGYLNLAADFTHNFTDGLAIGASFLVSPAVGAVTTVTILLHEVPHEIGDFAILVQSGCSKRKAMSLQLLTAVCVCIVLYCIVLSPLSPCPPGDVSPALDSSVCLYCIVLYCIVLTPLSPCPPGDVSPALDSSVCLYCIVLYCIDPLCPCPPGDVSPALDSSVCLYCIVLTPLCPCPPDDVSPALDSSVCLYCIVLY
- the LOC117964781 gene encoding zinc transporter Slc39a7-like isoform X2, with protein sequence MSGATSRKTRSLCLAMLVMCTVMVQLTCAHEHGHAHSHGGHGHAHSHGGHEHAHSHGGHKHGHAHSHGGHEHGHAHSHGGHGHDCGHAHHGGASKWSAEANLPLYEEAEGASHHGHSHGATSQEEHISAAPMREKTNTFELWTQAVGATLLISAAPFLILFLIPVESNTSQHQSLLKVLLSFASGGLLGDAFLHLIPHALQPHSHHEEEGHAPSHTESHGHGHSHSGGDHAHLMSVGLWVLAGIVAFLVVEKFVRHIKGGHSHSHSHAHEAPPKVEEKQGSGDEKEGLRQRKKACAEEKETVSKTVERKSDIKVSGYLNLAADFTHNFTDGLAIGASFLVSPAVGAVTTVTILLHEVPHEIGDFAILVQSGCSKRKAMSLQLLTAVGAVAGTVCSLLAEGVGEAATAWILPFTAGGFIYIATVSVIPELLHDSKPVQSLLEILALLFGVAMMVLIAEYE